In a single window of the Melioribacteraceae bacterium genome:
- a CDS encoding outer membrane beta-barrel protein, whose product MIKKFARSYTSYTLPANALELEIWQTGRMDKGIGYYYRWQPRFEIEYGVTDRFTTAMYFNFNEVKSNENSIPSKSFSLSTTSFEFRYRLTNPNEYIIDPALYFELSYGGDKIEYEPKILLTKQFDKFISVMNLVSEIEKNFPEKETESAFELTLGLAYELNKNLSVGLEFRNDRNYKEIYEKEENQASFIGPTISYHSDKLYFVVNILAQISGGPITKNNLDLIGHEKYEVRTILGIGL is encoded by the coding sequence ATGATAAAAAAGTTTGCAAGATCCTATACATCATATACGCTTCCGGCAAATGCACTTGAATTAGAAATCTGGCAAACCGGAAGAATGGATAAAGGAATTGGATATTATTACAGATGGCAGCCGCGCTTTGAAATTGAATACGGGGTTACAGATCGTTTTACGACGGCAATGTATTTCAATTTTAATGAAGTGAAGAGCAATGAGAATTCAATACCATCCAAATCATTTAGTTTATCGACCACTTCGTTCGAATTTCGGTATCGTTTGACAAATCCAAACGAATACATTATTGATCCGGCACTTTATTTTGAATTAAGCTATGGCGGCGATAAGATAGAGTATGAACCCAAAATATTACTGACAAAACAATTTGACAAATTTATTTCCGTAATGAATTTAGTTTCAGAAATTGAAAAGAACTTCCCGGAAAAAGAAACAGAATCTGCATTTGAACTTACGCTTGGACTTGCTTATGAGTTAAACAAGAATTTATCTGTTGGACTTGAATTTAGAAATGACAGAAACTATAAAGAGATTTATGAGAAGGAAGAAAACCAGGCAAGTTTTATCGGCCCAACAATAAGCTACCATTCAGATAAACTTTATTTTGTTGTGAATATTTTAGCACAGATTAGCGGCGGACCAATAACAAAAAACAATTTGGATTTGATAGGACATGAGAAGTATGAAGTTAGAACAATATTAGGCATAGGTTTATGA
- a CDS encoding PriCT-2 domain-containing protein has product MIQFLEMAKIYKNVFGFNVLPIQGKRPTIPWENWQLIEQTEQDVIEFGWNAGVTGIGGICGVNDLRNIDFDRVIDPFEGGAGYNIVQMICKRLGLGEKYKWTVKSGSCVGYHIWIKVSESEQLHKRLNGPKSVYRLYLKDARLNEDEPGKKGLCDHIELRWSQSQTVLPYSKHESGNRYLFLYDEPKEPPTEIDADVLLECLEEFCDLQKEKDVLDVGKRTFELAGFDREKLESAIEYLENNLPTNCYDDWYRIGFGLVTIGEEGRKYFLKMSLGNQHYHDSEFAINKKFDELMKKSDGRITLGTLYHIAEKYGWQKPFVKFWYIENDKTHISKQNFKRFLEENGFCKLQLERGYILLKVSKNIVREVEIFNIKDFVIDYLKRLDVEHFKETPRIKVIDAVIKGAPQHFVQTFLEFLETRELEFLRDTKEKGFLFFSNCFVEIAANKINVKRYEELDGFIWDKQVINKRLNLDRRESEFEFFIKNICKNNEQRISSLRSAIGYLLHNYKDSTNAKAVIFLDEKLSDGAYGRSGKGLVAQAIGKLRKTIRLDGRNFNFSKSFSFQSVTLDTAIIEFNDVTKKFNFDKLFSIITDDITVEKKNQNEIIIPFHQSPKIIISTNYTIEGSDDSTMDRQFVIEFSDHYNKIHRPIDEFGHRFYDEWSNEEWNCFLNYMIGCLQLYLCKGLIQCSHINLEKKKLIDSTCEEFAEYFESLGLNVEHNKKDLLEDFKKNYDEFSELKLTKFTRWMKEAARIKGMGVNERKSGVDRMIKFLDGKKTVSVETENEMELF; this is encoded by the coding sequence ATGATACAATTTCTGGAAATGGCAAAGATTTATAAGAACGTTTTCGGATTTAATGTTCTACCTATCCAGGGGAAACGGCCAACTATTCCTTGGGAGAATTGGCAATTGATTGAACAGACTGAACAGGATGTAATTGAATTTGGTTGGAATGCAGGTGTAACCGGTATAGGCGGAATTTGTGGAGTAAATGATTTACGGAATATCGATTTCGATAGGGTCATAGACCCTTTTGAAGGAGGAGCTGGCTATAATATTGTTCAAATGATATGTAAAAGGTTGGGACTTGGTGAAAAATATAAGTGGACAGTTAAAAGCGGAAGCTGTGTTGGTTATCATATTTGGATTAAGGTTAGTGAAAGTGAGCAATTGCATAAAAGATTGAACGGTCCCAAAAGTGTTTACCGGTTGTATTTGAAAGATGCCCGTCTCAACGAGGACGAGCCGGGTAAAAAGGGATTATGTGATCATATTGAATTGAGATGGAGTCAATCTCAAACAGTTCTCCCGTATTCAAAACATGAAAGCGGAAATAGATATTTGTTTTTATATGATGAACCAAAAGAACCACCAACAGAAATTGACGCGGATGTTTTGCTTGAATGCTTAGAAGAGTTTTGTGATTTACAAAAAGAAAAAGATGTTCTTGATGTTGGTAAGCGAACTTTTGAGCTGGCTGGATTTGATAGAGAGAAGTTGGAAAGCGCAATTGAGTATTTAGAAAACAATCTGCCAACCAATTGTTATGATGATTGGTATAGAATCGGATTTGGTTTAGTAACAATTGGTGAGGAAGGAAGAAAATATTTTCTGAAGATGAGTTTAGGAAATCAACATTATCATGATTCTGAGTTTGCGATAAATAAAAAGTTTGACGAACTGATGAAGAAATCTGATGGAAGAATAACACTCGGAACTCTTTATCATATAGCAGAAAAATATGGCTGGCAAAAACCGTTTGTAAAGTTCTGGTATATTGAGAATGATAAGACTCATATTTCAAAACAGAATTTTAAGAGATTTCTTGAAGAGAATGGATTTTGCAAACTGCAATTAGAACGCGGTTATATTCTGCTGAAGGTTAGCAAGAATATTGTCCGTGAGGTGGAAATTTTCAATATCAAGGATTTTGTAATCGATTATCTGAAGCGATTGGATGTTGAGCATTTCAAAGAGACACCACGTATAAAAGTTATTGATGCTGTTATCAAAGGCGCACCGCAACATTTTGTCCAGACATTTCTTGAATTCTTGGAAACAAGAGAATTGGAATTCTTGCGTGACACAAAAGAGAAAGGATTTCTCTTTTTCTCGAATTGTTTTGTTGAGATTGCGGCAAATAAGATTAATGTAAAAAGATATGAAGAACTGGACGGTTTCATCTGGGATAAACAGGTAATAAACAAAAGATTGAATCTTGACAGGAGAGAATCTGAGTTTGAATTCTTTATTAAGAACATTTGCAAAAATAATGAGCAAAGAATTTCATCATTAAGAAGTGCGATCGGATATTTACTGCATAATTATAAAGATTCAACGAATGCTAAAGCTGTGATTTTTCTTGATGAGAAATTAAGTGACGGCGCTTATGGAAGAAGCGGAAAGGGTTTGGTGGCACAGGCCATTGGAAAGCTTAGGAAAACTATTCGTTTGGATGGTAGGAATTTTAATTTCTCAAAGAGCTTCAGTTTTCAATCTGTTACGCTAGATACTGCAATCATAGAATTTAATGATGTAACAAAGAAATTCAATTTTGATAAACTGTTTTCCATTATAACTGATGACATAACTGTCGAAAAGAAAAATCAAAATGAAATAATTATCCCGTTTCATCAGTCACCTAAAATTATTATTTCAACAAACTACACAATTGAAGGATCCGACGATTCAACGATGGACCGTCAATTTGTTATTGAGTTTTCTGATCACTACAATAAAATACATAGACCGATTGATGAGTTCGGACACAGATTTTATGATGAATGGAGTAATGAGGAATGGAATTGCTTTCTTAATTACATGATCGGCTGCCTCCAACTTTATTTGTGTAAAGGATTGATCCAGTGTTCACATATAAACTTGGAAAAGAAAAAACTGATTGATTCGACTTGCGAAGAGTTTGCCGAATACTTTGAATCATTGGGGTTAAATGTTGAGCATAATAAAAAAGATTTGCTGGAAGACTTTAAGAAAAATTATGATGAATTCTCCGAACTGAAGCTTACCAAATTTACCCGGTGGATGAAAGAAGCGGCCAGGATAAAAGGTATGGGCGTGAATGAAAGAAAATCCGGAGTTGATCGGATGATAAAGTTCCTAGATGGCAAGAAAACAGTTTCAGTGGAGACTGAAAATGAAATGGAGCTTTTTTGA
- a CDS encoding tyrosine-type recombinase/integrase produces the protein MKEMLKGISSSDLEKLRMLLSIIPGNEQKNNVTLRVFTNEYSNMIKQNRSNAYYVSVCSSFKHLTEFFGHGKSIQSIALKDMEQFVLYLQRKVKKGFRVYYRTIKAAFNKAKDWGYVKENYFQKVKLPKKQQVNPVFINGDELQAICNKVYNKTLRNIIVFAFYTGMRLDEIVNLRLKNVDLQNKVITVGDDCFTTKGRNQRFIPISEEAEKAIETLRLRSVQDLESRIRQKGGGQVQNEKKKIITIKSLNHNRNFVFCKSNGEKFTGDYISKRFKIACKAAGVDQSIHFHSLRHSFASNLVQKGVPLYTIKELLGHSSISTTEIYSHLNMDSLREAIKRLDTSASSSTCSELRLSASASSEMLDISQKQKTSLEENPRLQIFSINSGEKR, from the coding sequence ATGAAAGAAATGCTTAAAGGAATTTCATCAAGTGATTTGGAGAAGTTACGAATGCTGCTTTCGATTATTCCGGGGAATGAACAAAAGAACAATGTTACGCTTCGTGTTTTTACAAATGAATACAGCAATATGATAAAACAAAATAGATCGAATGCATATTACGTTTCTGTTTGCAGTTCTTTCAAACATTTAACTGAATTCTTTGGACATGGAAAATCTATTCAATCAATAGCATTGAAAGATATGGAACAGTTTGTGCTTTATCTTCAACGAAAAGTTAAGAAAGGATTTCGAGTTTATTATCGAACAATTAAAGCTGCCTTCAATAAGGCAAAAGATTGGGGTTATGTAAAAGAAAACTATTTCCAAAAAGTAAAGCTGCCGAAAAAACAGCAAGTGAACCCGGTATTCATTAATGGTGATGAGCTACAAGCAATATGCAATAAAGTATATAACAAAACTTTAAGAAATATAATTGTGTTTGCGTTTTATACTGGAATGCGTTTGGACGAAATTGTGAATTTGAGATTGAAGAATGTTGATCTACAGAATAAAGTAATTACGGTTGGTGATGATTGTTTTACAACAAAAGGAAGAAATCAAAGGTTCATACCGATTAGTGAGGAAGCAGAAAAAGCAATTGAGACACTTCGACTTCGCTCAGTGCAAGATTTAGAATCAAGAATACGCCAGAAGGGCGGCGGACAAGTTCAGAATGAAAAGAAAAAGATCATTACGATTAAGTCTCTCAACCATAATAGAAATTTTGTTTTCTGTAAGAGTAACGGAGAAAAATTTACTGGGGATTACATTTCTAAAAGATTTAAGATAGCGTGTAAAGCTGCTGGTGTAGATCAATCAATTCATTTTCATTCTCTGAGACATTCATTTGCTTCTAATCTTGTTCAGAAAGGTGTTCCACTTTATACAATAAAAGAACTGCTCGGGCATTCTTCGATTTCGACAACGGAAATTTATTCGCATTTGAATATGGATTCATTGAGAGAGGCGATTAAAAGGCTAGACACTTCGGCTTCCTCTTCGACTTGCTCAGAGCTGCGGCTCAGTGCAAGTGCAAGCAGTGAGATGTTAGATATAAGCCAAAAGCAAAAAACAAGTCTTGAAGAGAATCCACGATTACAAATATTTAGTATTAATTCCGGAGAAAAGAGATGA
- a CDS encoding helix-turn-helix domain-containing protein yields MKKQKDTSTVRLRSPQASLSETILQKLSTLEELIKKKNDKPLTFKEACSYLGYAPSYLYKLTYRKVIPHYKPTGKMIFFSKNEIDEWIFRSSDECKVMSDELKEEKNIEKDLNQIEMGFDEKRNEKNNETEILIEFPLKSRKKTIKRRLRNE; encoded by the coding sequence ATGAAAAAACAGAAAGACACTTCGACGGTTCGACTTCGCTCACCGCAGGCTTCACTGAGTGAGACAATCCTACAGAAACTTTCCACACTAGAAGAATTAATAAAGAAAAAAAATGATAAACCACTGACTTTCAAAGAAGCATGTTCTTATTTAGGTTATGCACCAAGTTATCTTTACAAATTAACCTATCGAAAAGTAATTCCACATTACAAACCAACCGGCAAGATGATTTTCTTTTCAAAGAATGAAATTGACGAGTGGATTTTTAGAAGCAGTGATGAGTGTAAAGTTATGAGTGATGAATTAAAAGAAGAAAAGAATATTGAAAAGGATCTGAATCAGATTGAGATGGGTTTTGATGAAAAAAGGAATGAAAAAAATAATGAAACAGAAATACTGATTGAGTTTCCACTGAAAAGCAGAAAAAAAACAATAAAACGCAGATTGAGAAATGAATAA
- a CDS encoding DUF3800 domain-containing protein has product MDPILVYLDETGDHSLEKIDKDFPIFVLTTFIVRQSVYVNEIIPKVYQLKINNFGHEGVILHSRDIRKAQTPFEFLLNVNKREPFLNSISELIGNLNFKLIVSVIKKEKLVKQYAKPFNPYELALKFNLERIIALLNQIKQTKVRLVAESRGKNEDDALRLSLYEMIREGTERISKEEFRKIEFILTFLPKSNNIVGTQIADLCGYPIGRHILNPEKENKPFEVIKSKILGKINGLECFKVFP; this is encoded by the coding sequence ATTGATCCAATCTTAGTCTATCTCGATGAAACCGGTGATCATTCTCTCGAAAAAATTGATAAAGATTTCCCAATTTTTGTTTTAACGACTTTTATAGTTCGACAATCAGTTTATGTCAATGAAATTATTCCTAAAGTATATCAGCTAAAAATTAATAACTTTGGACACGAGGGCGTTATCTTACATTCCAGAGATATTCGTAAAGCTCAAACCCCTTTTGAATTCCTGTTGAATGTAAATAAAAGAGAGCCGTTTCTTAATTCAATTTCTGAATTAATTGGTAATCTCAATTTCAAATTGATTGTTTCGGTTATCAAAAAAGAAAAACTAGTCAAGCAATATGCAAAACCATTCAATCCCTACGAACTTGCTCTTAAATTTAATTTAGAAAGAATAATTGCTCTTCTTAATCAAATCAAGCAAACAAAAGTCCGCTTAGTTGCTGAATCTCGCGGCAAGAACGAAGATGATGCGTTGCGATTAAGTCTTTATGAAATGATACGAGAAGGAACTGAAAGAATTAGTAAAGAGGAATTTAGAAAGATTGAATTTATTCTGACTTTTTTACCCAAGTCTAACAATATCGTTGGAACGCAGATTGCTGATCTTTGCGGTTATCCCATTGGTCGTCACATTCTTAATCCGGAAAAAGAAAATAAACCATTCGAAGTTATCAAATCGAAAATATTAGGTAAGATTAATGGATTGGAATGTTTCAAGGTATTCCCATAA
- a CDS encoding thermonuclease family protein, protein MSRVIDGDTFVLSDSQRVRMIGIDCPEIAKQNKPSEAFAKEASEKTKSLVVHKTVKLTFDGRALDIFGRLLAYIWLSDSKGKDSVFVQAELLKNGFARIRYYTKEKRYYSLFYNLRNTARKKKLGIWSNE, encoded by the coding sequence GTGTCTCGTGTAATTGATGGTGATACTTTCGTTCTTTCTGATTCCCAACGTGTAAGAATGATTGGTATTGATTGCCCTGAAATTGCTAAACAGAATAAACCTTCAGAAGCATTTGCAAAAGAAGCATCAGAAAAAACTAAATCATTAGTCGTGCACAAAACTGTTAAACTTACGTTCGATGGAAGAGCATTAGATATTTTCGGAAGGTTACTAGCTTACATTTGGTTGTCAGATTCTAAAGGAAAGGATTCTGTATTCGTGCAAGCAGAACTTTTGAAAAATGGATTCGCTCGAATAAGATATTACACAAAAGAAAAACGTTATTACAGTTTATTCTATAATCTCAGAAACACAGCAAGAAAAAAGAAACTTGGCATTTGGAGTAATGAATAA
- the glmS gene encoding glutamine--fructose-6-phosphate transaminase (isomerizing), with protein MCGIVGYIGDKNSIPIIIEGLKRLEYRGYDSAGIGFINHTECRVVKTKGKVSDLEKLISPLKINSSIGIGHTRWATHGEPNDVNAHPHSNNEGTLFLIHNGIIENYLSLKSGLQKEGYEFKSETDTEVLAHLIDYYLKKKNNLFQAVRYALNEVDGTYGIAVIYKNEPEKIIVARKGSPLVLGIGDGENFVASDVNALISYTNRVVYFEDGEIAEVYKDSFHTKTIEDEEIVKEILQVDIGVDEITKGGYPHFMLKEIMDQPDSIFNSLRGRLVFKEGVSKLGGLVGFEERISESKRILISACGTSWHAALVGEYMLEQYAGIPVEVEYASEFRYRHPIINKDDTVIFISQSGETADTLAALKEAKKKGALCLGVCNVVGSSIARESHAGVYIHAGPEIGVASTKAFTSQLIVLALITLLISRRKNLSQPEGREIISELQNITAKVGEILKLNSEIEKIAEVYKNSRNFLYLGRGYNFPVALEGALKLKEISYIHAEGYPAAEMKHGPIALIDDDMPVVFIAIKDSVYEKVVSNIQEVKARKGRIVAIISEDDDMIEEMVDHVIKIPKTHNMLTPILTVIPLQLLAYHIAVKKGLNVDQPRNLAKSVTVE; from the coding sequence ATGTGTGGAATAGTTGGATATATAGGTGATAAAAATAGTATTCCTATTATAATTGAGGGATTGAAGCGTCTTGAATATCGAGGATATGATTCGGCCGGTATCGGATTTATTAATCATACTGAATGCCGGGTAGTAAAAACTAAGGGAAAAGTAAGCGATCTTGAGAAATTGATTTCACCTCTAAAAATTAATTCATCTATTGGGATTGGCCATACCAGGTGGGCAACACATGGAGAGCCAAATGATGTTAATGCTCATCCTCACTCTAATAATGAAGGGACCCTTTTTTTAATCCATAATGGAATCATAGAAAATTATCTTTCCTTAAAAAGCGGTTTGCAAAAGGAGGGGTATGAGTTTAAAAGTGAAACGGATACAGAAGTTCTGGCACACTTAATAGATTATTATCTGAAGAAAAAAAATAATTTATTTCAAGCGGTGAGATATGCTTTAAATGAGGTTGATGGTACTTATGGAATCGCTGTAATCTATAAAAATGAACCGGAAAAAATTATTGTTGCTCGAAAAGGTTCACCACTTGTACTTGGCATTGGAGATGGCGAAAATTTTGTCGCTTCCGACGTAAATGCTTTAATCTCATATACCAATAGAGTAGTTTATTTTGAAGATGGCGAAATTGCTGAAGTTTATAAAGATTCATTTCATACCAAAACGATTGAGGATGAGGAAATTGTAAAGGAAATTCTTCAAGTTGATATTGGAGTGGATGAAATAACAAAAGGTGGTTATCCTCATTTCATGTTGAAAGAAATCATGGATCAACCCGATTCTATTTTTAACTCATTAAGAGGAAGATTAGTATTTAAAGAAGGTGTATCCAAATTAGGCGGTTTGGTTGGATTTGAAGAAAGAATATCTGAATCGAAAAGGATATTAATTTCAGCTTGCGGTACTTCATGGCATGCGGCATTGGTTGGAGAATATATGCTCGAGCAGTATGCTGGAATTCCAGTAGAAGTTGAGTACGCCTCCGAATTCCGGTATCGTCACCCAATAATTAATAAAGATGATACTGTCATATTCATATCTCAGAGTGGTGAAACTGCCGATACTCTCGCCGCGTTAAAGGAAGCTAAAAAAAAGGGTGCGTTGTGTTTAGGAGTTTGTAATGTGGTTGGAAGTTCTATAGCAAGGGAAAGTCATGCCGGAGTTTATATCCATGCTGGACCTGAAATAGGTGTTGCATCCACAAAAGCATTTACATCCCAGTTAATAGTGCTGGCATTAATTACATTATTGATATCCAGAAGAAAAAATTTAAGTCAACCGGAAGGTCGCGAGATAATATCAGAACTTCAAAATATTACCGCCAAAGTAGGTGAAATACTAAAACTTAATTCCGAAATTGAGAAGATTGCTGAGGTTTACAAAAATTCGAGAAATTTTCTATATCTCGGCCGAGGTTATAATTTCCCAGTCGCATTAGAAGGCGCACTAAAATTAAAAGAAATTTCATACATTCATGCGGAAGGTTATCCTGCCGCAGAAATGAAACATGGACCTATCGCATTAATTGATGATGATATGCCGGTTGTATTTATCGCAATCAAAGATTCTGTTTATGAAAAAGTGGTTAGTAATATTCAAGAGGTAAAAGCAAGAAAGGGAAGAATAGTTGCAATTATTAGTGAAGATGACGATATGATTGAGGAGATGGTTGATCATGTTATTAAAATTCCTAAAACACACAACATGCTTACACCTATTTTAACTGTAATTCCATTACAGCTTCTTGCTTATCATATTGCAGTTAAAAAAGGATTAAATGTTGACCAGCCTAGAAATTTAGCGAAGAGCGTTACTGTTGAATAA